The Streptomyces sp. NBC_01353 genome contains a region encoding:
- a CDS encoding ABC transporter permease, protein MLLHDTALIFGRYARQTLRSKFQMLFGVLMPLLYLLFFGPLLSDLPLGREGDSWQILVPGLLLQLGLFGASFAGFSLIMEKNWGVVERMRVTPVSRLALLLGRVLRDASLFVFQAVLLVLAALAMGLRAPLAGILIGFVFVALLTFALASLSYALAMKVRTAQEFGPTINALSLPAMLLSGLMLPMALAPGWLDVLSHFMPFRYLVDAVRDAYVGRYATTTMLYGVLVAVALTALAVMVGTRTFRRAGA, encoded by the coding sequence TTGCTCCTCCACGACACCGCGCTGATCTTCGGGCGCTACGCCCGCCAGACCCTGCGCTCCAAGTTCCAGATGCTGTTCGGCGTACTGATGCCGCTGCTCTACCTGCTCTTCTTCGGACCGCTGCTCTCCGACCTGCCGCTCGGCCGCGAGGGCGACTCCTGGCAGATCCTCGTTCCCGGCCTGCTGCTCCAACTCGGCCTTTTCGGCGCTTCGTTCGCCGGCTTCTCGCTCATCATGGAGAAGAACTGGGGCGTGGTGGAGCGGATGCGCGTCACCCCGGTCAGCCGGCTCGCGCTGCTCCTCGGCCGGGTCCTGCGCGACGCCTCGCTCTTCGTCTTCCAGGCCGTGCTGCTGGTGCTCGCCGCGCTGGCTATGGGGCTGCGGGCGCCGCTCGCCGGGATCCTGATCGGTTTCGTCTTCGTCGCCCTGCTCACCTTCGCGCTCGCCTCGCTCTCGTACGCGCTGGCGATGAAGGTCCGTACGGCGCAGGAGTTCGGCCCGACGATCAACGCGCTCTCACTGCCCGCGATGCTGCTGTCCGGGCTGATGCTGCCGATGGCCCTCGCTCCCGGCTGGCTGGACGTGCTCTCGCACTTCATGCCGTTCCGCTATCTGGTGGACGCGGTACGGGACGCGTACGTCGGGCGGTACGCGACGACGACCATGCTGTACGGCGTCCTGGTGGCGGTCGCGCTCACGGCGCTCGCCGTGATGGTCGGCACACGGACGTTCCGGAGGGCCGGAGCGTAA
- a CDS encoding TetR/AcrR family transcriptional regulator, which yields MAEGLRERKKRETKQRISDIATGLFLEHGFVTVTIAEIADAADVSVNTVYNYFPAKEDLFLDRMEGVTLRLSRMIRGRDRGESAAHAVLREMREQIGAVSPAYGLMDGFDAFMNVIEHAPTLKARLFYLQQQVHDAVVATLREETGAAEDDPLPLLVGGQIAWIENTAVGYITREMTAGRKATTVSRETLVLLDEIEELLSERVLTYAVRG from the coding sequence ATGGCTGAGGGGCTCAGGGAGCGCAAGAAGCGCGAGACGAAGCAGCGGATCTCGGACATCGCGACCGGGCTCTTCCTGGAGCACGGCTTCGTGACCGTGACCATCGCCGAGATCGCGGACGCCGCGGACGTCTCCGTCAACACGGTCTACAACTACTTCCCGGCCAAGGAGGACCTGTTCCTCGACCGGATGGAGGGCGTCACCCTCCGCCTGTCGCGGATGATCCGGGGGCGCGACCGGGGGGAGTCCGCCGCCCATGCCGTGCTGCGCGAGATGCGCGAACAGATCGGCGCCGTCTCGCCCGCGTACGGACTCATGGACGGCTTCGACGCCTTCATGAACGTCATCGAGCACGCCCCCACGCTCAAGGCCCGGCTCTTCTACCTCCAGCAGCAGGTCCACGACGCGGTCGTCGCCACCCTGCGCGAGGAGACCGGTGCGGCCGAGGACGACCCGCTGCCGCTGCTCGTAGGCGGGCAGATCGCCTGGATCGAGAACACCGCCGTCGGCTACATCACCCGCGAGATGACCGCCGGCCGCAAGGCCACCACCGTCTCCCGCGAGACCCTCGTCCTCCTCGACGAGATCGAGGAGCTGCTGAGCGAGCGGGTCCTGACGTACGCGGTGCGCGGCTAG
- a CDS encoding ATP-binding cassette domain-containing protein produces the protein MPIISTAGLARTFETKLGPVEAVRGIDLTVRPGEILGLLGPNGAGKTTTLRMLTTLLPPTGGAATVAGHDLLADPAAVRQRIGYVAQSGGVDPQETVRSELVTQGRLYRLSRADAAARAEELAGELGLTELLDRSTTALSGGQRRRLDIAMGLTHRPDVLFLDEPTTGLDPGSRADLWALVRRLRDDFGTTVVLTTHYLDEADALADRLVIVDKGVVVAEGSPAALKAEHGVTTLQDAFLAITGRGPAPTDLSPVAV, from the coding sequence ATGCCAATCATCAGTACGGCCGGGCTCGCCCGGACCTTCGAGACGAAACTCGGCCCCGTGGAAGCCGTGCGCGGGATCGACCTGACCGTGCGGCCGGGCGAGATCCTCGGCCTCCTCGGACCCAACGGCGCCGGCAAGACCACCACCCTGCGGATGCTCACCACGCTGCTCCCGCCCACCGGCGGCGCGGCCACCGTCGCCGGCCACGACCTGCTCGCCGACCCCGCCGCCGTACGACAGCGGATCGGGTACGTCGCCCAGTCCGGCGGGGTCGACCCGCAGGAGACCGTGCGCTCCGAACTCGTCACCCAGGGACGGCTCTACCGCCTCTCCAGGGCGGACGCGGCGGCCCGCGCCGAGGAGCTGGCCGGCGAGCTCGGCCTCACCGAACTCCTCGACCGCTCCACCACGGCGCTCTCCGGCGGCCAGCGGCGGCGTCTCGATATCGCGATGGGCCTCACCCACCGGCCCGATGTGCTCTTCCTCGACGAGCCGACGACCGGTCTCGACCCGGGCAGCCGGGCCGACCTGTGGGCACTGGTGCGCAGGCTGCGCGACGACTTCGGCACGACCGTCGTCCTCACCACCCACTACCTCGACGAGGCCGACGCACTCGCGGACCGGCTGGTGATCGTGGACAAGGGCGTCGTCGTCGCCGAGGGCAGCCCGGCCGCCCTCAAGGCGGAGCACGGCGTCACCACCCTCCAGGACGCCTTCCTCGCCATCACCGGGCGCGGCCCGGCCCCCACCGACCTCTCCCCCGTCGCCGTTTAG
- a CDS encoding STAS domain-containing protein translates to MHIRGDHVELVVGGRLDVRSAADARTVLHSAVDDGVGDLVLDLTGLDSWDATGLGVIMGAHRRAGRCGRRLVLRGVPPQMQRLLVATRLHRILAIEGGLAAESLPRV, encoded by the coding sequence ATGCACATCAGGGGCGACCACGTCGAGCTGGTCGTCGGGGGCCGCCTCGACGTTCGCAGCGCGGCGGACGCCCGTACGGTCCTGCACTCGGCCGTCGACGACGGAGTCGGCGACCTGGTGCTCGACCTGACCGGTCTCGACTCCTGGGACGCCACCGGGCTCGGGGTCATCATGGGCGCACATCGCAGGGCCGGCCGCTGCGGCCGCCGGCTGGTGCTGCGCGGGGTCCCCCCGCAGATGCAGCGCCTGCTCGTGGCGACCCGGCTGCACCGGATCCTCGCCATCGAAGGTGGGCTCGCGGCAGAGTCCCTGCCCCGCGTCTGA
- a CDS encoding cob(I)yrinic acid a,c-diamide adenosyltransferase — protein sequence MVNLTRIYTRTGDQGTTALGDMSRTAKTDLRISAYADANEANAVLGTAIALGQLDEEVVKVLVRVQNDLFDVGADLSTPVVEDPKYPPLRVEQSYIDKLEADCDRFLEELEKLRSFILPGGTPGAALLHQACTVVRRAERSTWAALEVHGETMNPLTATYLNRLSDLLFILARAANKEVGDVLWVPGGDR from the coding sequence ATGGTCAATCTGACGCGCATCTACACCCGTACCGGCGACCAGGGCACCACCGCGCTGGGCGACATGAGCCGGACCGCCAAGACCGATCTGCGGATCTCGGCATACGCCGACGCCAACGAGGCCAACGCCGTCCTCGGCACGGCCATCGCCCTCGGGCAGCTCGACGAGGAGGTCGTGAAGGTCCTCGTCCGCGTCCAGAACGACCTGTTCGACGTGGGCGCCGACCTCTCCACCCCGGTGGTCGAGGACCCGAAGTACCCGCCGCTGCGGGTCGAGCAGTCGTACATCGACAAACTGGAGGCGGACTGCGACCGCTTCCTGGAGGAGCTGGAGAAGCTGCGCTCCTTCATCCTGCCGGGCGGCACGCCCGGTGCGGCCCTGCTGCACCAGGCGTGCACGGTGGTCCGCCGCGCGGAGCGCTCCACGTGGGCGGCCCTGGAGGTCCACGGCGAGACGATGAACCCGCTGACCGCCACGTACCTCAACCGCCTCTCAGACCTGCTCTTCATCCTTGCGCGGGCGGCCAACAAGGAGGTCGGGGACGTGCTCTGGGTCCCGGGCGGAGACCGCTAG
- a CDS encoding ATP-binding protein, whose protein sequence is MDPMNREPEEYGYDHEGDDARDTRGGLLPERGPSAPARVRTARVVSGDLLLTVNPVDGSEIETCPPGEQPAPPRRRTAQERVDAARAVAPPVPPGPAAPRLPLLERQEEHERLVQLLARGRSVRLTGPAGSGRTVLLDAVAADCAGLAPDGVVRLSGHHRTPTELLYELFAIVQHAPDHRPDRPVLLERVHDIGAVVVVDDLEFGGTTLDELLTAAPECAFLLAATPDIPAPSPDAHVEEVSLTGLGRATALELLESAVDRPLTDDEANWAGDLWFESEGLPLRFVQAGALLRQRDRLRVTPAEFDAFGAQEDAPSEFDAFGALDDAFGPADAAPADATDIELRDIPLPSLGEGAAPAALLASRLSRSAQETLRFTVALGGEVPHQAHLPALVGDTHADAALGELMTCGLLTPVGSRYRLAAGVLTQLRAQGYGGTEEETAARAHTVAQHYAWWAGHPSVTPARAVAESDALLAALTALRPGTTPEHPATAALLARSAAPAFAAGLHWGAWERVLRSGLEAARIAGEVAEEAYFHHELGVLALCSGNLERARAELEASIGMRGVLADKRGTVAGRRALALVADRAGGPLGGDRTPAGDELPAARYEESASPPRGIPKPVVPRAVAPKTAPIPAFPDFADEGPTLITRSDAPPSGGGTKAGGRFGIIAGARRNLVAVGTGALLAAVLGTVVTIGATSGTAEDPGSNRVTSDRTASEDGGDDGLEADEPTDDATGAPSDAPSSPGPSGSATTPGTPGTSGTPSSPGGSTPTTGTTTGAPMPTTTPPRPTTTPTRTTKPSSTPSQTPSSTPSQTPSTTPSTTPSSTATSDNPSNSASATLSSGPASGSTSPTGTPA, encoded by the coding sequence ATGGACCCGATGAACCGGGAGCCGGAAGAGTACGGCTACGACCACGAGGGTGACGATGCCCGCGACACTCGCGGCGGCCTCCTGCCCGAGCGTGGCCCGTCCGCGCCCGCCCGGGTCCGCACCGCCCGCGTCGTATCGGGCGACCTGCTGCTCACCGTCAACCCCGTCGACGGCAGCGAGATCGAGACGTGCCCGCCCGGGGAGCAGCCCGCGCCGCCCCGCCGCCGCACCGCCCAGGAGCGCGTCGATGCCGCCCGTGCGGTCGCCCCGCCCGTACCGCCGGGCCCCGCCGCCCCTCGGCTGCCCCTCCTCGAAAGGCAGGAGGAGCACGAGCGGCTCGTCCAGCTCCTCGCCCGCGGCCGCTCCGTCCGCCTCACCGGCCCCGCAGGCTCCGGACGCACCGTCCTGCTCGACGCCGTCGCCGCGGACTGCGCCGGCCTCGCGCCCGACGGAGTCGTCCGGCTCTCCGGCCACCACCGGACCCCCACCGAGCTGCTGTACGAACTCTTCGCCATCGTTCAGCACGCCCCGGACCACCGGCCCGACCGCCCCGTCCTGCTCGAACGGGTCCACGACATCGGCGCCGTCGTCGTCGTCGACGACCTCGAGTTCGGCGGCACCACCCTCGACGAGCTGCTCACCGCCGCCCCCGAGTGCGCGTTCCTGCTCGCGGCCACCCCCGACATCCCGGCGCCCTCGCCCGACGCCCACGTCGAAGAGGTCTCCCTCACCGGCCTCGGCCGGGCCACCGCCCTCGAACTCCTGGAGAGCGCCGTCGACCGGCCGCTCACCGACGACGAGGCCAACTGGGCGGGCGACCTCTGGTTCGAGTCCGAAGGCCTGCCGCTGCGGTTCGTCCAGGCCGGCGCCCTGCTCCGCCAGCGCGACCGGCTCCGGGTCACCCCCGCCGAGTTCGACGCCTTCGGAGCGCAGGAGGACGCCCCCTCGGAGTTCGACGCCTTCGGCGCCCTGGACGACGCGTTCGGGCCGGCCGACGCGGCCCCCGCGGACGCCACCGACATCGAGCTGCGCGACATACCCCTGCCCAGCCTCGGCGAGGGCGCGGCGCCTGCCGCCCTGCTCGCCTCCCGGCTCAGCCGCTCCGCCCAGGAGACCCTGCGGTTCACCGTCGCCCTCGGCGGCGAGGTGCCGCACCAGGCCCACCTCCCCGCCCTCGTCGGCGACACGCATGCGGACGCCGCCCTCGGCGAGCTCATGACCTGCGGCCTGCTCACCCCGGTCGGCTCCCGCTACCGCCTCGCCGCCGGAGTCCTCACCCAGCTCCGCGCCCAGGGGTACGGCGGGACCGAGGAGGAGACCGCCGCCCGGGCCCACACCGTCGCCCAGCACTACGCCTGGTGGGCCGGACACCCCTCCGTGACCCCCGCCCGCGCCGTCGCCGAGTCCGACGCCCTGCTCGCCGCCCTGACCGCGCTCCGGCCCGGCACGACCCCCGAGCACCCCGCCACCGCCGCCCTGCTCGCCCGCAGCGCCGCGCCGGCCTTCGCCGCAGGACTCCACTGGGGCGCCTGGGAGCGGGTCCTGCGCAGCGGCCTGGAGGCCGCCCGGATCGCCGGTGAGGTCGCCGAAGAGGCGTACTTCCACCATGAGTTGGGCGTTCTCGCGCTCTGCTCCGGCAACCTGGAGCGGGCCCGCGCCGAACTCGAGGCGTCCATCGGGATGCGCGGGGTCCTCGCCGACAAGCGTGGCACCGTCGCCGGCCGCCGGGCGCTCGCCCTGGTCGCCGACCGCGCCGGAGGCCCCCTCGGCGGCGACCGCACCCCGGCGGGCGACGAACTGCCCGCCGCCCGGTACGAGGAGTCCGCCTCACCGCCCCGCGGCATCCCGAAGCCCGTCGTCCCCCGGGCCGTCGCGCCCAAGACCGCGCCGATCCCCGCGTTCCCGGACTTCGCCGACGAGGGCCCGACCCTCATCACCCGCTCCGACGCCCCGCCCAGCGGCGGCGGTACGAAGGCCGGCGGCCGCTTCGGCATCATCGCCGGGGCCCGCCGCAATCTCGTCGCGGTCGGTACGGGAGCGCTCCTGGCCGCCGTGCTCGGCACCGTCGTGACGATCGGGGCCACCTCCGGCACCGCCGAGGATCCGGGCTCCAACCGCGTCACCTCCGACCGGACGGCCAGCGAGGACGGCGGCGACGACGGCCTGGAAGCGGACGAGCCGACCGACGACGCGACCGGCGCCCCCTCGGACGCCCCGAGCTCCCCGGGCCCCTCGGGCTCGGCGACGACCCCGGGCACGCCCGGCACCTCGGGCACCCCGTCGTCCCCCGGCGGCTCGACACCGACGACCGGGACCACGACGGGCGCCCCGATGCCGACGACGACGCCTCCGCGTCCGACGACGACTCCGACGAGGACGACGAA
- a CDS encoding 3-hydroxyacyl-CoA dehydrogenase family protein produces MARKLAVIGAGLMGSGIAQVSAQAGWDVVLRDVTDAALTRGTDGIKASYDRFVAKGKLDAAAAAAALGRITATTELDAVADADIVVEAVFEKLEVKHEIFRALDKTVKDGAVLASNTSAIPITKIAAVTERPEAVVGTHFFSPVPMMQLCELVRGYKTSDATLATAREFAESVGKTCIVVNRDVAGFVTTRLISALVVEAAKLQESGVATAEDIDIACKLGFGHAMGPLATADLTGIDILVNATSNIYTETQDEKFAPPELMRRMVDAGDIGRKSGQGFYKH; encoded by the coding sequence GTGGCCAGGAAGCTCGCCGTCATCGGAGCCGGACTCATGGGGTCCGGAATCGCGCAGGTCTCGGCCCAGGCGGGGTGGGACGTCGTTCTGCGTGACGTCACCGACGCCGCGCTGACCCGCGGCACCGACGGCATCAAGGCGTCGTACGACCGCTTCGTCGCGAAGGGCAAGCTGGACGCCGCCGCCGCCGCGGCCGCCCTCGGCCGGATCACCGCCACCACCGAACTCGACGCGGTCGCCGACGCCGACATCGTCGTCGAGGCCGTCTTCGAGAAGCTGGAGGTGAAGCACGAGATCTTCCGCGCCCTCGACAAGACCGTCAAGGACGGGGCCGTTCTCGCCTCCAACACCTCCGCCATCCCGATCACCAAGATCGCCGCGGTGACGGAGCGCCCCGAGGCCGTCGTCGGCACGCACTTCTTCTCGCCGGTCCCGATGATGCAGCTCTGCGAGCTCGTCCGCGGCTACAAGACCAGTGACGCCACCCTCGCCACCGCGCGGGAGTTCGCCGAGTCCGTCGGCAAGACCTGCATCGTGGTCAACCGCGACGTCGCCGGCTTCGTCACCACCCGCCTCATCTCGGCGCTGGTCGTCGAGGCCGCGAAGCTCCAGGAGTCGGGCGTCGCCACCGCCGAGGACATCGACATCGCGTGCAAGCTCGGCTTCGGTCACGCCATGGGGCCGCTCGCCACCGCCGATCTGACCGGCATCGACATCCTGGTGAACGCCACGAGCAACATCTACACCGAGACCCAGGACGAGAAGTTCGCACCGCCGGAGCTGATGCGCCGGATGGTGGACGCGGGTGACATCGGCCGCAAGAGCGGGCAGGGGTTCTACAAGCACTGA